Proteins encoded within one genomic window of Triticum aestivum cultivar Chinese Spring chromosome 2D, IWGSC CS RefSeq v2.1, whole genome shotgun sequence:
- the LOC123054793 gene encoding putative F-box protein At5g52610 → MAMPTPCAAQGSQAEPTVVAGAGAVVLPEDVLRDILLRLPAKTLCRFRAVCRSWRSFLSDPLFIAAHKSKHPGPLIVTCIRDLLGDGGGTVNIMDLSGHVVRRMTTSIEDATLLCTRLDLICVTGQENCYTNGHVIDPATGHTLALPYKRAHVRAFFSYAFELGQVVSTGEYKALRCVSVNSWSHGSEPMISEVITLGGGGGDRHARWRERPCPPCPVTSASKKSVVVNGVVYFLLDFGSHRFTYSGDRVEPCSVACFDLETEEWMGTLRRPIQVRSFVESFNGMCSYSDLYCKLSLVNMNGFLVMVQDPLAYPLDLPLDLWFLIDIEKCLWDRKYSIAFQYENLFAQSLLILEDGRIAIGASNLLRIYDPVSESYTEFQMAGSRLFAIYTGNLLSLTSSFTSKAKRCATCGCYFIPEADQHCEECMWHLYWLSEDPYSEYHKSRMPLSLSVTPLFPEK, encoded by the exons ATGGCAATGCCAACACCATGTGCCGCGCAGGGTAGTCAAGCCGAGCCCACTGTCGTTGCCGGTGCCGGTGCTGTTGTCCTGCCTGAAGATGTGCTGCGTGACATCCTCCTGCGCCTGCCGGCAAAGACGCTGTGCCGCTTCCGAGCCGTGTGCCGATCCTGGAGGTCCTTCCTGTCCGACCCGCTCTTCATCGCAGCGCACAAGTCGAAGCACCCTGGGCCGCTCATTGTCACATGCATCCGTGATCTGCTTGGGGACGGAGGAGGGACTGTCAACATAATGGACTTGTCTGGCCATGTTGTTAGGCGGATGACCACCAGCATAGAGGATGCCACATTGCTGTGCACACGCCTGGACCTCATCTGTGTCACCGGACAGGAGAACTGCTACACAAATGGTCACGTAATTGACCCGGCCACAGGGCATACTCTGGCTTTGCCCTACAAGCGCGCGCATGTCAGAGCTTTCTTCTCCTATGCATTTGAGTTGGGACAGGTTGTCTCCACGGGAGAGTACAAGGCCCTCCGCTGCGTTAGCGTCAATAGCTGGAGTCACGGCTCTGAGCCGATGATCTCTGAGGTCATCACccttggtggtggcggtggcgatcGTCATGCAAGATGGAGGGAGAGACCATGTCCTCCATGCCCTGTCACTAGTGCCTCGAAGAAAAGTGTGGTTGTCAATGGAGTTGTCTACTTCTTGTTGGATTTCGGAAGCCACCGCTTTACATATAGTGGAGACCGCGTCGAGCCATGTAGCGTTGCTTGTTTCGACCTGGAGACAGAGGAGTGGATGGGCACTCTCCGACGTCCAATCCAAGTGCGCAGCTTTGTCGAGTCCTTCAATGGAATGTGCAGTTACAGTGATCTATACTGTAAGCTCTCGCTGGTCAATATGAATGGGTTCTTGGTTATGGTCCAGGATCCTTTGGCTTACCCTTTGGACCTGCCTTTGGACCTGTGGTTTTTGATCGACATTGAGAAATGTCTCTGGGATAGGAAGTACAGCATAGCTTTTCAATACGAAAATCTCTTTGCACAATCCTTGCTGATTCTGGAAGACGGTAGAATAGCCATCGGTGCATCAAATTTGCTGCGAATATATGACCCAGTTTCAGAGAGCTACACTGAATTTCAGATGGCAGGATCCAGATTGTTTGCTATATACACAGGAAATCTGTTGAGTTTGACGAGCAGTTTTACCTCTAAG GCAAAACGTTGTGCGACATGCGGGTGCTACTTTATCCCCGAAGCCGACCAACATTGCGAAGAGTGTATGTGGCATCTGTATTGGCTGTCGGAGGATCCCTATTCAGAGTACCACAAATCACGAATGCCACTAAGCTTGAGTGTCACCCCTCTTTTCCCTGAAAAATAG
- the LOC123054794 gene encoding protein IQ-DOMAIN 32, producing MTKSKNGCLKILCGGAGSDATAGSDPETDSHADESKAISDKSRWSFRRRSTRHRVLKNSDISEPETLSSSKAKADVAPSNNVYSSTYSYASEKPLHLEKPDEKIVLQEKLDEKSLHEEKPDEKQTEKTTEKPVDQIIERSIEQPDEKITETPSEEPAERISEEPIEEPDEKDVEKLDEKPDESISVSPTEVKQDETASLVDRSVPDPEEDHVESAAIVIQSGIRTYNARQELSNHKDLVKLQAVIRGHLVRRQAAESLQCLLAIVKTQGLVRTHQAQQSSGRFQDTLVRSSSEKLLHNGFALKLMDNMSTSKSMNIRCDASETDATWKWMEMWTTLILPTTEGHLLENAENSGLVVEKMEEDAHHEEKVVPLDSDISFPKLVPDDVEETQRPSESSAFVEETTRSFDLSGLEAPECVPEETSMLEIKDDPAPELIEKVDDDAEQLIDSKTENVVEQSLDFSGQQSTQTGPSREPSPVPEKSEHPSEDTMDAYNLEQSPEMEARSAARKACNPAFAAAQMKFEELTSAVSRSNSSSFLDVPSKSKVHTPRSLGGTSPKQNIETVAPGSAVGHDAKIIPAASECGTEISISSTLDSPDRSEADGGEIVMEMGALGGRNYASENAEKDTHVLHSEVKDTSEEVVQPEKEEELNGDVANPPIATDPVLEQAHVESGKPDLHDQIEESIGSYAKSPEGTPMSRTTFAESQCTPSSEISVNTNKSKSKSKKSKSHASRRSLTSPGSNSVGRSSTDNLSKDYKHAKRESSGKVAKSDNADQEPRMSNSTPLPSYMQFTESARAKAAALSPKLSPDVQDNNPRKRHSLPITNGKNETSPRMQRSSSQAQQNVKSSVAVPHNPSDKRWNI from the exons ATGACCAAGTCCAAGAACGGCTGCCTCAAGATCCTCTGCGGCGGCGCCGGATCCGACGCCACCGCCGGCTCCGACCCCGAGACCGACTCCCACGCCGACGAG AGCAAGGCAATATCAGATAAAAGCAGATGGAGCTTTCGAAGGAGGTCTACAAGGCACCGAGTTCTCAAGAACTCTGATATATCCGAGCCCGAAACTCTAAGTTCGAGCAAAGCAAAAGCTGATGTTGCTCCAAGCAACAATGTCTACTCTTCGACATACTCTTATGCCTCAGAGAAGCCCCTGCATCTAGAGAAGCCAGATGAGAAGATTGTGCTTCAAGAGAAGCTAGATGAGAAATCTCTACACGAAGAGAAGCCCGATGAAAAGCAGACAGAGAAGACAACTGAAAAGCCAGTGGACCAGATAATTGAAAGGTCAATTGAACAGCCAGATGAAAAGATAACCGAGACACCGAGTGAAGAGCCAGCTGAAAGGATATCTGAAGAACCAATTGAAGAGCCAGATGAAAAGGATGTTGAGAAACTTGATGAAAAGCCAGATGAAAGCATCTCTGTTTCGCCAACTGAGGTGAAGCAGGATGAAACTGCCTCACTTGTTGATAGAAGCGTTCCAGACCCTGAGGAAGATCATGTGGAGTCTGCTGCTATTGTCATTCAGTCTGGCATCAGAACATACAAC GCAAGGCAAGAGCTATCGAATCATAAGGATCTTGTGAAACTGCAAGCTGTGATACGCGGGCATCTGGTTAGGCGGCAGGCTGCAGAATCTTTACAATGCTTGCTTGCTATTGTTAAAACTCAAGGGCTTGTCCGGACTCATCAAGCACAACAATCTTCAGGAAGGTTTCAG GATACTTTGGTCCGTTCTTCAAGTGAGAAATTGCTTCACAATGGATTTGCTCTCAAG CTCATGGACAACATGTCAACTTCCAAATCCATGAACATAAGATGTGATGCTTCTGAAACTGATGCTACCTGGAAATGGATGGAGATGTGGACAACTCTGATTCTGCCAACCACTGAAGGCCACTTGCTTGAGAATGCAGAAAATAGTGGGTTGGTGGTTGAAAAGATGGAAGAGGATGCTCACCATGAAGAAAAGGTTGTTCCTTTGGACTCGGACATTTCTTTCCCCAAGTTAGTGCCTGATGATGTGGAGGAGACACAAAGGCCTTCTGAATCTAGTGCCTTTGTGGAAGAGACAACAAGGTCATTTGATTTGAGTGGATTGGAGGCTCCTGAATGTGTCCCAGAGGAAACCTCTATGTTGGAAATCAAAGATGATCCTGCACCAGAGTTGATCGAAAAGGTTGATGACGATGCTGAACAGTTGATCGATTCAAAGACAGAGAATGTTGTGGAGCAGTCTTTGGACTTCTCTGGCCAGCAATCTACCCAAACTGGTCCATCAAGGGAACCCAGTCCTGTTCCTGAAAAATCTGAACACCCCAGTGAGGATACAATGGATGCATATAATCTTGAGCAGTCACCGGAGATGGAAGCTAGAAGCGCAGCAAGAAAGGCCTGCAATCCAGCATTTGCTGCTGCACAGATGAAATTCGAAGAGCTGACTTCGGCAGTCAGTAGGTCCAACAGTTCATCTTTTCTGGATGTGCCAAGCAAATCGAAGGTGCATACTCCCCGTTCACTGGGCGGTACCTCACCCAAGCAAAATATTGAAACAGTCGCACCAGGAAGCGCAGTTGGTCATGATGCTAAAATCATACCTGCTGCTTCAGAATGTGGGACTGAGATTTCAATTTCATCTACACTTGACTCACCAGATAGATCAGAAGCTGATGGTGGTGAGATTGTAATGGAGATGGGGGCTCTTGGAGGTCGGAACTACGCCAGTGAGAATGCTGAGAAAGATACCCATGTTCTACATTCTGAAGTGAAGGACACATCCGAAGAAGTCGTCCAGCCAGAGAAAGAGGAAGAACTGAATGGTGATGTTGCTAACCCTCCCATTGCCACAGATCCTGTCCTTGAGCAAGCACATGTTGAATCAGGAAAGCCAGATTTGCATGACCAAATAGAGGAGTCTATAGGCTCATATGCCAAGTCACCTGAGGGAACTCCCATGAGCCGAACCACTTTTGCGGAATCTCAATGCACACCATCAAGCGAGATCTCTGTCAATACcaacaagagcaagagcaagagcaaaaaATCGAAGTCTCATGCAAGCAGAAGGTCGCTGACTAGCCCAGGCAGCAATTCAGTCGGACGAAGCAGCACCGATAATCTGTCAAAGGATTATAAGCATGCGAAGAGAGAGAGCTCAGGCAAGGTTGCCAAGTCTGACAACGCTGATCAAGAGCCTCGCATGAGCAACAGCACTCCATTGCCAAGTTACATGCAGTTCACAGAATCTGCAAGAGCAAAGGCGGCTGCTCTATCCCCAAAGTTAAGCCCAGATGTGCAAGACAACAACCCGAGAAAGAGGCATTCTTTGCCCATCACAAACGGTAAAAACGAAACATCTCCTCGCATGCAACGGTCATCTTCCCAAGCCCAGCAAAATGTGAAGAGCAGCGTTGCTGTTCCTCACAATCCATCTG ATAAGAGGTGGAATATATGA